One window of the Halictus rubicundus isolate RS-2024b chromosome 6, iyHalRubi1_principal, whole genome shotgun sequence genome contains the following:
- the LOC143355104 gene encoding rap1 GTPase-activating protein 1 isoform X4: protein MLKIRMLDYIGDTGRQQLEQSVYCEADSRRNAVEDDRQDVGANPEKIKSTTQDLFELLERVQSSRLDDQRCVLPPYFSQTPREDRAASSPGSQNNHTPTPSPSPVGDAPVGRALMEAALQQASSGSQPPLAVTPPGYWIDGTDHRHSLDSAGRALLPAQPAWQPRIDQDDTAKCYRRFFVGREHVNLVGRDGENGPVLVSVKAETVAGQEHWRVLLRLRAGSTHELVPAVNLGPNPSPAKMVKAINESLNVSTLMPVVCSGAGALIARYDEHALVSRFKFGVLHQRAGQVTEEQLFGNRQITPAFQEFLDLLGQKIDLKDHKGYRGGLDTRHGQTGDTAVYEVFRGREVLFHVASLLPYSPGDSQQLQRKRHIGNDIVAIIFQEEPTPFSPDMIASHFLHAFIVVQVVDPCTSNTRYKVSVTARNDVPWFGPALPTPTVFLRGVEFKEFLLTKLVNAENAAYKAEKFSKLELRTRSALLESLTEELQAKTAEFLGGAIGLGGPGLGFGGGNCPVSPTASDTSGSGSGGSGSRFIDTVRKALISRVRNASTESVPQQLSKKGQSEPSPPSNRQSTTKISGKRSVEPSSPLGSPDLTLRRDSERGSPSLGSQDSSLSNTDNQDSSLATLQQDEVDRRESIVSVSVNNDTTIVDNKAPPVQSVQRLTHENLRKQERSEKVETTQRVISESDDSSLNSELELDQAVYPDSDTGLESMSSAETHDTARCTTKDGVLENENLRMEVTRLKCDKLDLLRQNVTCQRDIKRLREKELHLQSDLAAASKEILRLRALLKDCSTSIPLDNNNQQTSTV, encoded by the exons ACCCCGCGGGAGGATCGAGCAGCATCGAGTCCTGGTAGTCAGAATAATCACACGCCCACACCGTCCCCGTCACCGGTGGGGGATGCACCCGTTGGCAGGGCACTCATGGAGGCTGCGCTTCAGCAAGCCTCTTCGGGGTCTCAGCCACCTCTGGCGGTGACACCTCCTGGATACTGGATCGACGGTACCGATCATCGGCACTCCCTGGACTCAGCTGGCCGGGCGTTACTTCCGGCGCAACCTGCCTGGCAACCCAGGATAGACCAAGACGACACGGCCAAGTGCTATAGGCGATTCTTCGTCGGCAGG GAGCACGTGAACCTGGTGGGAAGGGACGGAGAGAACGGGCCGGTCCTCGTCTCGGTGAAGGCCGAAACGGTTGCCGGACAGGAGCATTGGCGAGTATTGTTGCGACTGAGGGCAGGCTCGACCCACGAATTAGTACCAGCCGTGAACCTCGGCCCGAATCCGTCGCCTGCAAAAATGGTCAAG GCAATCAACGAATCCTTGAACGTGAGCACGCTGATGCCTGTTGTCTGTTCCGGTGCCGGTGCGCTGATAGCACGATACGATGAACACGCGCTCGTATCGAGGTTTAAATTCGGCGTTCTTCATCAACGCGCCGGCCAAGTGACGGAAGAACAACTATTCGGGAACAGGCAAATTACACCAGCTTTCCAGGAGTTTCTGGACTTGTTGGGTCAGAAGATCGACTTGAAGGATCACAAAGG ATATCGCGGAGGTTTGGATACTCGACATGGGCAAACCGGCGATACCGCGGTATACGAAGTATTCCGCGGCCGAGAAGTTCTCTTTCACGTCGCTTCTCTACTTCCATACAGTCCGGGCGACTCCCAACAATTACAGCGTAAAAGACATATCGGTAATGATATCGTTGCAATAATATTCCAAGAGGAGCCGACACCTTTCAGCCCGGATATGATTGCCAGTCACTTCTTACACGCATTCATCGTGGTACAAGTCGTCGACCCCTGTACTTCCAATACCAG GTACAAAGTGAGTGTGACTGCACGAAATGACGTTCCATGGTTCGGTCCAGCGTTACCAACACCGACCGTGTTTTTGCGTGGAGTCGAATTCAAGGAATTCCTTCTGACGAAGTTGGTGAATGCTGAAAACGCGGCGTACAAAGCCGAGAAGTTCTCAAAACTGGAG CTAAGGACGAGGTCGGCTCTTCTGGAGTCGTTGACGGAGGAATTGCAAGCGAAGACCGCCGAATTTCTTGGAGGAGCGATTGGATTGGGTGGTCCTGGCCTGGGATTCGGCGGAGGAAATTGTCCAGTGAGCCCGACAGCAAGCGACACGTCGGGATCCGGAAGCGGAGGCAGCGGTTCCAGATTCATCGACACGGTTCGAAAGGCTCTGATATCGCGCGTTAGGAACGCGTCGACGGAGAGCGTGCCGCAACAATTGTCAAAGAAGGGTCAGTCCGAGCCGAGTCCGCCCAGTAATCGGCAGTCGACTACCAAGATTAGTGGGAAGCGTTCGGTGGAACCGTCGAGTCCCTTGGGCTCCCCGGATTTGACCCTTCGAAGGGACTCGGAACGCGGAAGCCCTAGTTTAGGAAGTCAGGACAGTAGTTTGTCCAACACAGACAATCAGGATAGCAGTTTAGCCACTCTGCAGCAGGACGAGGTCGATCGCAGAGAGTCCATCGTGTCGGTCAGCGTCAACAATGACACGACGATAGTGGACAACAAAGCTCCTCCAGTGCAGTCGGTCCAAAGATTAACACACGAGAACCTGCGGAAACAGGAGAGGTCGGAAAAGGTCGAAACTACGCAACGCGTCATTTCCGAGAGTGACGACAGTTCATTGAACAGCGAACTGGAACTCGATCAGGCTGTATATCCGGACAGCGATACCGGCCTTGAGTCGATGAGCTCCGCGGAGACTCATGACACCGCACGATGCACCACTAAAGATGGTGTCTTAGAAAATGAAAACTTAAGGATGGAAGTTACTAGGCTTAAGTGCGACAAGTTAGACTTGCTGAGGCAGAATGTG ACTTGTCAACGCGACATAAAGCGTCTACGTGAGAAGGAGCTACATTTACAATCGGATCTTGCGGCTGCTTCAAAAGAAATTCTGCGGTTACGAGCGCTACTGAAAGATTGTTCGACGAGTATTCCATTGGACAACAATAATCAGCAAACGTCTACCGTTTAA
- the LOC143355104 gene encoding uncharacterized protein LOC143355104 isoform X5, with product MMGVLRWRHDLRSDAGQQQQQQQRPNTDRSSTGHNNHAHAHPHPHTHTLPKLISQTPREDRAASSPGSQNNHTPTPSPSPVGDAPVGRALMEAALQQASSGSQPPLAVTPPGYWIDGTDHRHSLDSAGRALLPAQPAWQPRIDQDDTAKCYRRFFVGREHVNLVGRDGENGPVLVSVKAETVAGQEHWRVLLRLRAGSTHELVPAVNLGPNPSPAKMVKAINESLNVSTLMPVVCSGAGALIARYDEHALVSRFKFGVLHQRAGQVTEEQLFGNRQITPAFQEFLDLLGQKIDLKDHKGYRGGLDTRHGQTGDTAVYEVFRGREVLFHVASLLPYSPGDSQQLQRKRHIGNDIVAIIFQEEPTPFSPDMIASHFLHAFIVVQVVDPCTSNTRYKVSVTARNDVPWFGPALPTPTVFLRGVEFKEFLLTKLVNAENAAYKAEKFSKLELRTRSALLESLTEELQAKTAEFLGGAIGLGGPGLGFGGGNCPVSPTASDTSGSGSGGSGSRFIDTVRKALISRVRNASTESVPQQLSKKGQSEPSPPSNRQSTTKISGKRSVEPSSPLGSPDLTLRRDSERGSPSLGSQDSSLSNTDNQDSSLATLQQDEVDRRESIVSVSVNNDTTIVDNKAPPVQSVQRLTHENLRKQERSEKVETTQRVISESDDSSLNSELELDQAVYPDSDTGLESMSSAETHDTARCTTKDGVLENENLRMEVTRLKCDKLDLLRQNVTCQRDIKRLREKELHLQSDLAAASKEILRLRALLKDCSTSIPLDNNNQQTSTV from the exons ACCCCGCGGGAGGATCGAGCAGCATCGAGTCCTGGTAGTCAGAATAATCACACGCCCACACCGTCCCCGTCACCGGTGGGGGATGCACCCGTTGGCAGGGCACTCATGGAGGCTGCGCTTCAGCAAGCCTCTTCGGGGTCTCAGCCACCTCTGGCGGTGACACCTCCTGGATACTGGATCGACGGTACCGATCATCGGCACTCCCTGGACTCAGCTGGCCGGGCGTTACTTCCGGCGCAACCTGCCTGGCAACCCAGGATAGACCAAGACGACACGGCCAAGTGCTATAGGCGATTCTTCGTCGGCAGG GAGCACGTGAACCTGGTGGGAAGGGACGGAGAGAACGGGCCGGTCCTCGTCTCGGTGAAGGCCGAAACGGTTGCCGGACAGGAGCATTGGCGAGTATTGTTGCGACTGAGGGCAGGCTCGACCCACGAATTAGTACCAGCCGTGAACCTCGGCCCGAATCCGTCGCCTGCAAAAATGGTCAAG GCAATCAACGAATCCTTGAACGTGAGCACGCTGATGCCTGTTGTCTGTTCCGGTGCCGGTGCGCTGATAGCACGATACGATGAACACGCGCTCGTATCGAGGTTTAAATTCGGCGTTCTTCATCAACGCGCCGGCCAAGTGACGGAAGAACAACTATTCGGGAACAGGCAAATTACACCAGCTTTCCAGGAGTTTCTGGACTTGTTGGGTCAGAAGATCGACTTGAAGGATCACAAAGG ATATCGCGGAGGTTTGGATACTCGACATGGGCAAACCGGCGATACCGCGGTATACGAAGTATTCCGCGGCCGAGAAGTTCTCTTTCACGTCGCTTCTCTACTTCCATACAGTCCGGGCGACTCCCAACAATTACAGCGTAAAAGACATATCGGTAATGATATCGTTGCAATAATATTCCAAGAGGAGCCGACACCTTTCAGCCCGGATATGATTGCCAGTCACTTCTTACACGCATTCATCGTGGTACAAGTCGTCGACCCCTGTACTTCCAATACCAG GTACAAAGTGAGTGTGACTGCACGAAATGACGTTCCATGGTTCGGTCCAGCGTTACCAACACCGACCGTGTTTTTGCGTGGAGTCGAATTCAAGGAATTCCTTCTGACGAAGTTGGTGAATGCTGAAAACGCGGCGTACAAAGCCGAGAAGTTCTCAAAACTGGAG CTAAGGACGAGGTCGGCTCTTCTGGAGTCGTTGACGGAGGAATTGCAAGCGAAGACCGCCGAATTTCTTGGAGGAGCGATTGGATTGGGTGGTCCTGGCCTGGGATTCGGCGGAGGAAATTGTCCAGTGAGCCCGACAGCAAGCGACACGTCGGGATCCGGAAGCGGAGGCAGCGGTTCCAGATTCATCGACACGGTTCGAAAGGCTCTGATATCGCGCGTTAGGAACGCGTCGACGGAGAGCGTGCCGCAACAATTGTCAAAGAAGGGTCAGTCCGAGCCGAGTCCGCCCAGTAATCGGCAGTCGACTACCAAGATTAGTGGGAAGCGTTCGGTGGAACCGTCGAGTCCCTTGGGCTCCCCGGATTTGACCCTTCGAAGGGACTCGGAACGCGGAAGCCCTAGTTTAGGAAGTCAGGACAGTAGTTTGTCCAACACAGACAATCAGGATAGCAGTTTAGCCACTCTGCAGCAGGACGAGGTCGATCGCAGAGAGTCCATCGTGTCGGTCAGCGTCAACAATGACACGACGATAGTGGACAACAAAGCTCCTCCAGTGCAGTCGGTCCAAAGATTAACACACGAGAACCTGCGGAAACAGGAGAGGTCGGAAAAGGTCGAAACTACGCAACGCGTCATTTCCGAGAGTGACGACAGTTCATTGAACAGCGAACTGGAACTCGATCAGGCTGTATATCCGGACAGCGATACCGGCCTTGAGTCGATGAGCTCCGCGGAGACTCATGACACCGCACGATGCACCACTAAAGATGGTGTCTTAGAAAATGAAAACTTAAGGATGGAAGTTACTAGGCTTAAGTGCGACAAGTTAGACTTGCTGAGGCAGAATGTG ACTTGTCAACGCGACATAAAGCGTCTACGTGAGAAGGAGCTACATTTACAATCGGATCTTGCGGCTGCTTCAAAAGAAATTCTGCGGTTACGAGCGCTACTGAAAGATTGTTCGACGAGTATTCCATTGGACAACAATAATCAGCAAACGTCTACCGTTTAA